From the genome of Peptoniphilus sp. ING2-D1G:
CGGGACGATTAGGGCACCCTCTACAATTTTTATATTTGCATTCATTTTTTTGTATGGATGGATGCCTGTCAATCCGTTATATTTTTTGGGATTATATATTCGATATTGAATTAATTGGATTTAAAAAAATTGAGATAAAAATATTATGACGATGGCAACGGGTGATATGTATTTAATAGATACAGTCATCCATTTTTTTATGATGGGGTTGGTAATATTGGCAGCTTTTATGGTATTGTCCATGCCCCATACATAGCCACAAAAAATTGCGATGATAAAACAGCCGATTACCAAAATATAATTGCTTTCTATTATATCCAGCAAATTGAACAACTCATCGTTGTTTATGGATAAAAAAGCTATAATTGATATTATAATCACGGAAATCAGCAGGGATTTAGGCCTTGAAAATCCGTATTTTTCCGTCAATAGTCCTACAATAGCTTCAAGTATTCCCACAGAAGAAGTAAAGGCTGCTATATAAAATCCAAGATAGAACAGCACCGACAATATTCTTCCTCCGGGGACTATGTTAAAGGCATTGGGAAGAGTCAAGAAACTAAGAGCTACTCCCTCCGTTGCTTCCAATCCCGTGGCAAAGACTATGGGCATTATCATTAGGCCTGCCGCAACTCCTGCAAAGATCAAAGCTATGCAAACAACCGCTGCGGATTTGAATATATCTTCATCTTTGTTCTTTATATAGGAGCCGAAAACCATGGATCCGAGCATTGCAAGACCCAGAGCAAAGAAAGCTTGTCCCAGACAGGTGAGCATTGAGCCCAATGTGAATTTTGAAAAGTCCGGCAAAAATAAAAACTTAACACCTTCAATGGCACCCTCAAGCCTGAAGGATGATATGATAATTATCGCCATGATGGCAAAGAGCATGGGAATTAAAAATTTAGATACTCTTTCAACTCCCTTTTGAACTCCGAATTTGATGACCACTACATTTAACATCAGATTTATTATAAAAAACATAAATACCGATGTTTTGTTGGCATTGAAATTATTGAAGAAGCTTTGAACTTCTTCAGGGCTTAAATTTGTCAAATTTCCTGCAATGCTTGATACAACATATTTGAAAATCCATGAATAAATAGGGGCTGTGTAACCCAGTATTAAAATTGCAGCGACCAAGTGCAAGTATCCCGCATAGTACCATTTTTTGCCGGGAGCCAGAGCTTTGTAAGCGTCTATGGCTGTTTTTTGAGTGGCAAAGCCTATGGTTATTTCACAAGTCATAAGAGGTATTCCTATTACGAGTATAATTGCTATGTACATTAAAATAAAAATTGCGCCGCCGTTTTCACCGACTACATAGGGGAAGCGCCAAAGACTTCCTATGCCCAGTGCAAGACCTATGGCCACCAGAATAAATCCCACTATGGAACTGAATCCTTCTTTTTTTTCCAATAAAATCACCTTCCATAGATAGTATAATATAAAAGAAATAAAAATAATATGTAATATTTAATAAAATCCTGCGTATTAACTATTGAAAGACGAGCTCGAGAGGTGATGATATTGGAATATGGAGAAGAAATATTGTCTATGAAGAATTCAATTGAAAAAGAACTTGATTTTGAGACTTTGTATGACGATTATTTTGAAAGAGTTTTTAAATTTGTATCTTACAGAATTAACAACTATGAAGATGTTAAGGATGTTACCTCTGAAATCTTTCAAAGGATACTGAAAAACATAAATAAATACAATCCTCAAAAGGGAAAGTTGGAAGTATGGATTTTTACAATTGCCGGAAATAAAGTAAAGGACTACTATAGATTTAAAAATAGGTTTAAATTGTTGTCTATAGAGGCCTTTACAGATTTTTTTGAAAGTGAAAAAGCCACAGATGACAACTTACAAAGGCTCGAAGAATATGACTATCTCAGGGAAAAAGTAAGAGAACTTCCTGAAAGACAAAGACAGATTTTGAGTTATAAATACGGAGCCCAGCTTTCAAATAAAGATATAGCGGAGCTTATGGATATAAGTGTATCAAATGTGGGAGTTATTTTGCACAGGGCAATTAAAGATCTAAAAAAGAAAATGGAGGGCTACTATGAATAGAAAAGATATGTTTTCTGAAAATTCAGAACATGAATTTAATAAAGACACAGAGAATTATGAAGATTTTGAATTTGAAGAAAAGCTGAGAAATCTATATAGTCCTCAAAAGAAAGACAAGGATGAGGTGCTATATAAAGTGAAGAAAAACAATAAACACAATGGATTTAAGGTTGCGACAATAGCGGCATGTCTTCTGGTGGCAATGCCTTTTACATCACTGGGTAAGGAAATCTACACGGTGATAAAAGAAGCGGTTCTTCCTTCAGGAAGAATTACGGTAGTTGAAGAAAAAGTAGATGAAGAAGCTCTAAAAAACATGAGCATGGAAATACCAAAAGGACTTGAAGCCTATGACAAAGATGGTAACCCATTGACACATTTAAAATACGGACAAAGAATGTACAACAAAGACGGCGAAGAAATAGTATCAACGGTATATGATGGCAAAACAGGGCTTACCACAGGATATACCAAAGAACAAATGGAAGCTCAACAAAAAGATTATACTTATTATGAACCTCAAGAAGAAATAGCAGATAAAATGTTAAACTTTAAACCTCTGATTCTGCCTGCAAAATATGAATATCAATTCGCTGAAATATTTTCGGAAAAAAGTGAAAAATCGGATTATGCACATTTCTTTTATAAAGATGAAAAAGACAGAGAAATAATACTTTTTGAAAGAGTTTCTTCTGATGAAGCCGGATATGCCACAGGCGACAGCGACGTAGAAGAAATAAAAATTGACGGCATAGATATCATATATCACGGCAAAGACTCCTTCGATTTTGAAAAGGACGGCCTGCTTGTAACTCTTATGTGCAGAGATATGAACTACGACGAAATTGTAGAAGTATTTAGAGATTTGGAACTTTATAATAAATAAATCAACCCTTAAAATATAATAATTAATTCATTTAAAGGAGGAACGACAGCAGTTCCTCTTTTAAATTTTATGAAATTATAAAGTTTTAAATTTACATAGAATATAAAAAATATTGAAATAAATAAGAAATGGAATTATAATTATATTCTATAAGCGGGTATGGCGGAACGGCAGACGCGCACGGTTCAGGTCCGTGTAAGGAAACTTGTGGAGGTTCAAATCCTCTTACCCGCACCACAAAATGCATTAAAAAATTTTATTATAAATAATCATCCCCGGGCATAACCGGGGATTTTCTAATACAAGTAGGGGACGATGTTCACATAGTCCCGCATTATGAACCGATGAAATACAACGGGCGGACGAAGGCGGCCGCCCCTACGAAAAAATAATGAAAATATAAAAATTGTAAGGGGTGCCCACATCGTCCCGCATATCGCCATCACATAATATCGCAAAACGACAAATAAACCACTACGGGCGGATGAAGGCATCCGCCCCTACGAAACATAGATATACATTAACCGACAAAACACAACGGGCTAATATAAAAAATCCCTCCCATTATTTAAGAAGGAATTTATAATTTTTATCAGCCTATTTAATCAGCAATCTACTCCGCCGTCAACTCTTATCAATTGGCCTGTTATAAAGGATGAATCATCTGTAGCTAAGAAAAGAGCCACAGTTCCGATTTCTCTACCATCACCCAGTCTATTAAGAGGGCTCATTTCCTTCATAAATCCTAAAGCTTCTTCTCCGCCCGCATCATCAAGCATTTCGGTGCGTATTGCTCCGGGAAGAATTGCATTTACTCTTATTTCAGGACCTAAATCCCTTGCCATGGCTCTTGTAATACCGTTAACTGCATGCTTTGCCGTTGTATATGCAAATCTTCCCCATCTTGAAGAAGTACTGGCAATGGAACTTGTGTTGATTATTATACCCTTGCCCTTTTCTTTCATAACCGGCGCACAAAGCTGTGCAAGCTCAAGGTATGAGGTGACATCGATTTTCATAATTCTGTTGAAGTCTTCCACTGAAATATCGGTTATACTGTCGTAATTAATAGCTCCTGCATTGTTAAAGAGAATATCCACTGTGCCATAGGCTTTTATGGTTTCGTCAAACACCTTTTTAACTTGATTATCTTCAGCTAAGTCAGCCACTACATACATGGCTTCTCCGCCCTCGGATTTTATATTTTCAACAACTTCTTTAGCCCTTGCTTCTCTTCTACCTACAATTACCACCTTTGCTCCTTCTTCAGCAAACAAATAAGCTGTGTCTCTGCCCATTCCTGAAGTTGAGCCTGTGATAATAGCAACTTTTCCATCTAATCTACCCATTTTTTTCTCCCTCACTTTATAATAAAATTTAAATAAGTTAGCAATAAAAAAACCTGAAATTTAATAATCATAGCGGTATATGATTTTTCCGTCTTTCTTCACATAATTGTTGTAATAATCTGCGACATTTTGCGAAGAATCATCATCTGTAAAATTTTGTCTTACTAAATTAAGGATATGAGTAAAGCCGAATTTATCTTTTATCTCAAGATTGACTTCGACTTTGTTTCCTTGAGGAACGCCAAACTTAATTTTTTTGAAATTTATGAAACAGTCAAATCCCTGAATTTTATCTATGGTGGCTTCGCTTTCATCTTTATATACTATGTTGTAATCTTCTTTATGTGTGAGTTTATCGTCAATATAGAAGACGACACTTGCAACTTTAGGCTTAAACATATCTTTAATATCTTCTTCTCTTTCAATTAAGTGGTCATAATAAATCGAAAAATCCAATTTATCACCGGGAATTTCAAATTCCTGCACTTCATCACCACTTGAATAGGAATAAGATACGGGAATCGCATGAATGCTAAAGGTTAATTCCTTTAAAGGGAAAATTTTTTCGTCAATTCTTTGAACTCGTGTATTCTCATCATTTGCCAGTGAAAAATTCCCAACTGTAAATTCTTTATCCATGGGGATATTTCTATTAAAAATGAAGTCGGATCCGACAAGTACCATTTGTTCTTCAACTCCGTTTATGGATAAATATGCTTTTGAATTTGCAGAATATTCCTTGGGTGTTATTTTGTAATTAAACTCAATGGTGTTTTTATCTTTGTCGAAGTTTTTGAAATCGTAGTTGGAAAATTCTATGATGGAATTTCCTTCTTCAACAGCGTTTAATACTGTACTATGGACCATGGATCCGTAGGAATCCATAGAACTGCTCAAATCTACAATCCGCATTCTCAATCCTTCCATATCTTCTTTAATACTAAGCAGAAAATAAAAGTTTAAACCTATAGCTAAAATGGCTACAAAGAGAATTAAATATTTTTTCAAATTCATTTTACGCCTCTTTTTTGTCAAACGTTATTAATATACAACTATAATTAGGTAATAAATATATTATCACAATTATTAATAATGTAAATAGACCCTAAAATTATTGACTTTAAAATAAAGAATCTATATAGAAAAATTCAAGCACATAAAATAAAAATCAGTCCGCTACAATGGACTGAAATAAATTATTTTGCAATATAATGATTGTTTGATTAGCCTTGTAAACCTCTTGATTGCCTATCCATGTCTTCTATGACTATGTCAAAGATTTCTCCCAAGGTGGAACAGTATTCAAGCACTTGCCAAGGCTCATTTGTGTGAAAGTGGATTTTTATCATGTTTTCTCCGCCAACGGCCAGCAGGCAGTCGCCGCTGAAGTTTTCGTTGAAATATTCTCTTATTTCATCTTCCCTTAAATTCGTTCCTTCTATCAACAATTGTGTATCATATCTAAATTCTATCATTTTTTCTCCTTTATCTTATAATATCTACATTTCTATCCTTAAGTTCTTTGTCTATGGCTGAAATAACTGAAAGTTTATCGGCGCTCCAAAGGGGCGCTATTAGTTTTTCTTTATTGGCATCTCCAGTGAGTCTGTGTATGACCACATCTTTAGGCAACATTTCAATAGTGTCGCAAACCAATTGTACATATTCATCCTTTGAAAGGAGTTTAAAGGGGTTGTGTTTATAGTATTGGTACAATGGGGCGTCATTTTGTATGTAGAGGGAGTGGAATTTAACGCCGAAGGGGTGAAGTTTCGATACATAATCTACGGTTTCAAGCATTTCTTTTTTTGTTTCAGTGGGCAATCCGAAGATTATATGCACCAGGTACTTAATGTGATTTTTCTCCAGTTTTTTAATGTTCTCATGGAAAATCCCATGGGAGTAGCCTCTTTTTATAAATTCTATGCTTTTCTCATGAATGCTCTGCATGCCGATTTCAAGAAATAAAAAAGTTTTTTGATTTAGGCAGGTGAGCATTTCCATGACTTCATCACCCAGACAATCTGCCCGCGTGGCTATAGAAAGACCTACAATTTCATCCCTTGATATAATATAATTATACAATTTTTTTAAATTTGTTACATCTCCATAGGTGTTTGTAAAATTTTGAAAATAGGCGATGTATTTTTCCGACTTCCATTTTTTCTTCAACAGATTTTTTTGCGCTTCAATTTGCATGTCTATGTTTTCAAAATCCGATGTAAAATCTCCGCTTCCTCTTTCAGAGCAAAAAATACATCCTAAGGAGCTTATGGTACCATCTCTATTGGGGCATGTCGCACCGCCGTCCAAAGACAGCTTAACTATTTTTTCTTCGAATTTTCCTTTGAAAAATGTATTGAAATCCAAGAATCTTCTCATACAATCACCGCTAAGACATTATAGCACACTTTGGATTTACTTGATATAATAAAAGTTTAGGAGGGTTTCATGTCACAAAAGGATAAAAAACTCAATAATTATATGATACTGGCTGAGGGTTTTTCTGATAAGGGAGAATATGAAAAGGCCGTTGATAACTATTACAAGGCTATTAATTTTGCAGATGAAAAGGAACAGGAAGAGATATTTTTCGAAATAGCTGATATTCATCTTCTCAAGGAAAATTATTCAGAAGCTGAAAAAGCATATGATGATATTTTAAAAATAAACAGCTATTCCGCCGGAGCCTATTACGGACTTGCTCTGACAACGGAGCTGAGACAAGGAAATGTTTCCCGTGTGATAGAAAATTATAAAAAGGCCATAGAGATTGATCCCGGATATGATCGTGCATATTATTATTTGGCACATCAGTATTTGAAGCAAAATGACAAAAAATCAGCATTGGAAGCTTTAGAAAAGTGTCTTGAATTAAATCCTGAAGACTATGTAAGCTGCAACGATATCGGGTCCATCTATGAAAATGAAAAGAATTTTGAAAGGGCGGAAAAATATTTCAGACAAAGTCTTAAAATAAATCCCGAATATTTCAGAGCTCTTTACAACATGGGAGTAGTTTGCAAGGCGAGGGGAGACAATGAGAAAGCTCTGTCATATTATAAAAAAGCTAAGGAGTTTTCGAATTTTGAAAATATATATTTGAATATGTCCGCTATATATATTGAAGAAGAGGATTTGAAATCAGCTCTTGATATTTTAACAAAGGGCATAAAATTCAATGAAGACAGCATAAACCTGCATTACAACAGAGCTTGTGTCAATGCGAAGCTAAAGGAATTGGACAAAGCTGTAGAGGATTATAAATGGGCAGTAGGTTTAAATAGAGATGTTGAGATTTGGGCGAGAAAAGATCCCGATTTAAAAGATGTCATAAAAGGAGTAAAAGATGATAATAATAAAGACGCTTGAAGAAATAAAAAAGATGAAAATCGCGGGCAAGGTTTTATCCGATGTTCATCACGAACTTAGAAATTTGATAAAACCCGGCGTAAAAACTATTGAATTGGATAAATTTGTTGAAAAATACTTAAAGGACCAAGGAGCATTTCCTGAACAAAAGGGATATGAGGGATATCCCTATTCCATCTGTTCAAGTGTAAATGACGAGATTTGTCACGGCTTTCCATCGGAATACGAATTAAAGGATGGAGATATAGTCACCATAGACATGGTTGTAAATGTCGATGGGTGGCTTGCCGATTCG
Proteins encoded in this window:
- a CDS encoding sodium transporter family protein (High confidence in function and specificity); the protein is MEKKEGFSSIVGFILVAIGLALGIGSLWRFPYVVGENGGAIFILMYIAIILVIGIPLMTCEITIGFATQKTAIDAYKALAPGKKWYYAGYLHLVAAILILGYTAPIYSWIFKYVVSSIAGNLTNLSPEEVQSFFNNFNANKTSVFMFFIINLMLNVVVIKFGVQKGVERVSKFLIPMLFAIMAIIIISSFRLEGAIEGVKFLFLPDFSKFTLGSMLTCLGQAFFALGLAMLGSMVFGSYIKNKDEDIFKSAAVVCIALIFAGVAAGLMIMPIVFATGLEATEGVALSFLTLPNAFNIVPGGRILSVLFYLGFYIAAFTSSVGILEAIVGLLTEKYGFSRPKSLLISVIIISIIAFLSINNDELFNLLDIIESNYILVIGCFIIAIFCGYVWGMDNTIKAANITNPIIKKWMTVSIKYISPVAIVIIFLSQFF
- a CDS encoding RNA polymerase sigma-70 factor (Region 2 of sigma-70 is the most conserved region of the entire protein. All members of this class of sigma-factor contain region 2. The high conservation is due to region 2 containing both the -10 promoter recognition helix and the primary core RNA polymerase binding determinant. The core binding helix, interacts with the clamp domain of the largest polymerase subunit, beta prime. The aromatic residues of the recognition helix, found at the C-terminus of this domain are though to mediate strand separation, thereby allowing transcription initiation; Family membership), whose product is MILEYGEEILSMKNSIEKELDFETLYDDYFERVFKFVSYRINNYEDVKDVTSEIFQRILKNINKYNPQKGKLEVWIFTIAGNKVKDYYRFKNRFKLLSIEAFTDFFESEKATDDNLQRLEEYDYLREKVRELPERQRQILSYKYGAQLSNKDIAELMDISVSNVGVILHRAIKDLKKKMEGYYE
- the fabG1 gene encoding 3-oxoacyl-ACP reductase (The short-chain dehydrogenases/reductases family (SDR) is a very large family of enzymes, most of which are known to be NAD-or NADP-dependent oxidoreductases. As the first member of this family to be characterised was Drosophila alcohol dehydrogenase, this family used to be called 'insect-type', or 'short-chain' alcohol dehydrogenases. Most member of this family are proteins of about 250 to 300 amino acid residues; High confidence in function and specificity); this translates as MGRLDGKVAIITGSTSGMGRDTAYLFAEEGAKVVIVGRREARAKEVVENIKSEGGEAMYVVADLAEDNQVKKVFDETIKAYGTVDILFNNAGAINYDSITDISVEDFNRIMKIDVTSYLELAQLCAPVMKEKGKGIIINTSSIASTSSRWGRFAYTTAKHAVNGITRAMARDLGPEIRVNAILPGAIRTEMLDDAGGEEALGFMKEMSPLNRLGDGREIGTVALFLATDDSSFITGQLIRVDGGVDC
- a CDS encoding putative membrane protein (Hypothetical protein); translated protein: MNLKKYLILFVAILAIGLNFYFLLSIKEDMEGLRMRIVDLSSSMDSYGSMVHSTVLNAVEEGNSIIEFSNYDFKNFDKDKNTIEFNYKITPKEYSANSKAYLSINGVEEQMVLVGSDFIFNRNIPMDKEFTVGNFSLANDENTRVQRIDEKIFPLKELTFSIHAIPVSYSYSSGDEVQEFEIPGDKLDFSIYYDHLIEREEDIKDMFKPKVASVVFYIDDKLTHKEDYNIVYKDESEATIDKIQGFDCFINFKKIKFGVPQGNKVEVNLEIKDKFGFTHILNLVRQNFTDDDSSQNVADYYNNYVKKDGKIIYRYDY
- a CDS encoding Hypothetical protein (Family membership); amino-acid sequence: MIEFRYDTQLLIEGTNLREDEIREYFNENFSGDCLLAVGGENMIKIHFHTNEPWQVLEYCSTLGEIFDIVIEDMDRQSRGLQG
- a CDS encoding radical SAM protein (Radical SAM proteins catalyse diverse reactions, including unusual methylations, isomerisation, sulphur insertion, ring formation, anaerobic oxidation and protein radical formation; High confidence in function and specificity), with the protein product MRRFLDFNTFFKGKFEEKIVKLSLDGGATCPNRDGTISSLGCIFCSERGSGDFTSDFENIDMQIEAQKNLLKKKWKSEKYIAYFQNFTNTYGDVTNLKKLYNYIISRDEIVGLSIATRADCLGDEVMEMLTCLNQKTFLFLEIGMQSIHEKSIEFIKRGYSHGIFHENIKKLEKNHIKYLVHIIFGLPTETKKEMLETVDYVSKLHPFGVKFHSLYIQNDAPLYQYYKHNPFKLLSKDEYVQLVCDTIEMLPKDVVIHRLTGDANKEKLIAPLWSADKLSVISAIDKELKDRNVDIIR
- a CDS encoding Hypothetical protein (High confidence in function and specificity) — its product is MSQKDKKLNNYMILAEGFSDKGEYEKAVDNYYKAINFADEKEQEEIFFEIADIHLLKENYSEAEKAYDDILKINSYSAGAYYGLALTTELRQGNVSRVIENYKKAIEIDPGYDRAYYYLAHQYLKQNDKKSALEALEKCLELNPEDYVSCNDIGSIYENEKNFERAEKYFRQSLKINPEYFRALYNMGVVCKARGDNEKALSYYKKAKEFSNFENIYLNMSAIYIEEEDLKSALDILTKGIKFNEDSINLHYNRACVNAKLKELDKAVEDYKWAVGLNRDVEIWARKDPDLKDVIKGVKDDNNKDA